A genomic segment from Colletotrichum higginsianum IMI 349063 chromosome 5, whole genome shotgun sequence encodes:
- a CDS encoding Fungal specific transcription factor, which produces MPQSSKSEGKRRHVTTACTFCRESKIKMPTEEAKSLVRILNTLGLDTVLAAPEQKETPPVIDPVLSQETTPPLALPAPTWDHVAQPGQLPSGLSFSFDPETFGLFGHAGVQPQPAQRPLLNTTARSIADWEWSPDEDDHSRPPRVDIASVRAPSHPLLSTYSEEAALSDNDDEDDAGSDTTEEDLLNQLSDRLGSMHIDPNGRISYFGPTSNFRLVELPAGSDTLSVDRTVRNDGQEHLDKMGLGKPVPPDLEEHLISLYFAWQDPYTHVVDRALYEEAKHNWISREEETPYYSEALKNAMCCLGAAFEPRYHPNFVTFPKSLPIFFAARAMVLLEIELDSPSVSTVQTMVVLSSHEIGANRDSRGWLCSGTAIRLAFDLALHKDMTPYVEKGILTPAEAELRRAIFWGAYTMDQALGFHRGRPFRISMDDITVQKPRKTSLHEPVTHWAAYTSSQNRSNPPCSLVDCVDDVCFYKIELCEIVAPLGHTLYGNSKIPLNILQEISEKVVTRLFLWKESLPQSLQVDPEDANKTHLPHVLLLHMQYYQNVIHTHRPWMSSSYIQPQPPQGPGYMHAQRMCIKSATAIAKLIQTYERQFSLRRVNVQSVAIVFSAAILLIFASMSRRRRRRTAETTTHLSMCFRALEELSASWDCAKRARDFLLMLQRKWELRSRRLSPGARDPAPASYGCFVRPGEHMSRKRVRTGSPVGPHPQSVDGFQNMTPAQQGGLPAEDQREYHEGINLDMRLDLDWVFGAGAQSIPGHWDGLLPPGAMFFEDGAAS; this is translated from the exons ATGCCTCAATCATCAAAATCCGAGGGCAAGAGGAGACACGTCACAACGGCGTGCACCTTTTGCCGGGAGAGCAAGATCAAG ATGCCGACGGAAGAGGCCAAGAGCCTCGTCCGCATACTAAACACGTTAGGTCTCGATACGGTTCTGGCAGCGCCAGAGCAGAAGGAAACACCGCCTGTTATTGACCCCGTGTTGTCTCAGGAAACAACACCGCCCCTTGCGCTCCCGGCACCGACTTGGGATCATGTAGCACAGCCGGGCCAGCTGCCCTCGGGCTTGTCCTTCTCTTTTGACCCTGAAACTTTCGGTCTGTTCGGCCATGCCGGTGTACAACCCCAGCCGGCTCAGCGTCCGTTGCTGAACACCACGGCACGATCCATTGCCGACTGGGAATGGAGCCctgacgaggacgaccacAGCCGTCCACCAAGAGTAGACATAGCCAGCGTACGGGCTCCAAGTCATCCCCTGTTGAGCACCTACTCGGAGGAGGCTGCGCTGAGCGATaatgacgacgaagacgacgccggctCGGACACCACGGAGGAGGACCTCTTGAACCAGCTTTCGGACCGCCTCGGCTCCATGCACATCGACCCCAACGGCCGGATATCCTATTTCGGCCCGACGTCCAACTTCAggctcgtcgagctgccCGCCGGGTCGGATACCCTGTCCGTCGACCGCACGGTGCGCAACGACGGCCAGGAACACCTCGACAAGATGGGACTCGGCaagccggtgccgccggaCCTCGAGGAGCACCTGATCAGCCTCTACTTTGCGTGGCAGGATCCCTATACTCACGTCGTCGACCGGGCTCTATACGAAGAAGCAAAGCACAACTGGATCTctcgggaggaggagacgccGTATTACTCCGAGGCGCTCAAGAACGCAAT GTGCTGTCTGGGCGCGGCTTTCGAACCCCGCTATCACCCGAACTTTGTGACGTTCCCAAAGTCTCTCCCCATATTCTTCGCCGCGCGGGCCATGGTCCTGCTGGAGATTGAGCTGGACTCGCCTTCGGTCTCGACGGTCCAGACCATGGTCGTGCTGAGCAGCCACGAGATTGGAGCGAACAGAGACTCTCGCGGCTGGCTGTGTAGCG GTACGGCGATCCGGCTCGCGTTCGATCTTGCGCTGCACAAGGACATGACGCCATACGTTGAAAAAGGTATCCTGACacccgccgaagccgagctTCGTCGTGCTATCTTCTGGGGCGCGTACACCATGGATCA AGCGTTGGGGTTCCACAGAGGCCGGCCCTTCCGCATCAGCATGGACGACATCACGGTCCAGAAGCCAAGGAAGACCTCGTTGCATGAACCTGTCACGCACTGGGCAGCTTATACTTCGTCCCAAAACCGCAGCAACCCTCCGTGTTCTCTGGTCGACTGTGTCGATGACGTCTGTTTTTACAAGATCGAGTTGTGTGAAATCGTGGCTCCTTTGGGTCACACATT ATATGGCAACTCCAAGATTCCGCTCAACATCTTGCAAGAAATCAGCGAGAAGGTCGTCACAAGACTGTTTCTCTGGAAAGAGTCTCTACCTCAGAGTCTCCAGGTTGACCCGGAGGACGCTAACAAGACACATCTCCCGCATGTTCTTCTGCTACA CATGCAATACTATCAAAACGTGATACACACCCACCGGCCGtggatgtcgtcgagctACATCCAGCCCCAGCCGCCCCAGGGCCCGGGCTACATGCACGCGCAGCGCATGTGCATCAAgtccgccaccgccatcgCGAAGCTGATACAGACGTACGAACGGCAGTTCTCCCTGAGGAGGGTCAACGTCCAGagcgtcgccatcgtcttctcggcggcgatccTTCTCATCTTCGCCTCCATGTCGCGCcgccggaggcggcggaccgccgagacgacgacgcacCTGAGCATGTGCTTCCGCGCCCTTGAGGAgctgtcggcgtcgtgggACTGCGCCAAGCGGGCGCGGGACTTCCTCCTCATGCTGCAGCGCAAGTGGGAGCTGCGGTCCCGCCGGCTGAGCCCGGGCGCTCGGGACCCCGCGCCAGCGTCTTACGGCTGCTTCGTGCGGCCGGGCGAGCACATGTCTCGGAAGCGGGTGAGGACAGGCAGCCCGGTTGGTCCACACCCACAGAGCGTCGATGGTTTCCAGAACATGACGCCGGCTCAACAGGGAGGCCTTCCGGCAGAAGACCAAAGAGAGTACCATGAGGGCATCAACCTGGACATGAGGCTCGACCTTGACTGGGTTTTCGGTGCTGGCGCCCAGTCTATACCGGGACACTGGGATGGTCTGCTGCCACCCGGCGCAATGTTTTTTGAAGACGGCGCGGCTAGTTAG
- a CDS encoding Phytanoyl-dioxygenase family protein, with the protein MARQNEQANGNRFPTPPSSRHFATAEASNIKAFAAVCSQEATAEEYPLAATIQRNVPVYDLPAYSSLTEAQRSALQDEWYRVLISGPGVFVTKGLYRDRRLIEAANAAFASVIEQERESGAAKGDHFASAGKNDRIWNSFSKHGLADPASFVEYYSNPYLGLISGAWLGQGYRITAQVNNTKPDASPQVCHRDYHVGFQTAEAAAQIPRAMQVASQLLTLQGAVAHSDVPLESGPTRVLPFSQTFEPGYVAYRRPEFNAFFLENYVSLPLEVGDGLFFNPALFHAAGENKTADVYRMANLLQISSPFGKPMESVDAVPLIEKCWDHLVTLYEARGLDDEVKAFVAAVAEGYPFPTNLDSNPPRNEGMAPESEQDNITKSLTENRTKEEAVEALKKFVARSVA; encoded by the coding sequence ATGGCCAGGCAAAACGAGCAAGCGAACGGAAACCGCTTTCCGACACCCCCGTCCTCACGTCACTTCGCCACTGCCGAAGCCTCGAACATAAAAGCCTTCGCAGCCGTCTGCTCCCAAGAGGCTACGGCAGAAGAGTACCCGCTCGCCGCAACGATCCAGAGGAACGTGCCCGTCTATGACCTCCCCGCCTATTCCAGCCTCACGGAGGCGCAACGCAGCGCTCTCCAAGACGAGTGGTACCGCGTCCTGATCTCGGGGCCGGGCGTATTCGTCACCAAAGGGCTCTACCGCGACAGGCGGCTGATCGAGGCGGCCAACGCAGCCTTCGCCTCCGTCATCGAGCAGGAAAGGGAGTCGGGGGCCGCAAAGGGCGACCACTTCGCCAGCGCCGGCAAAAACGACCGCATCTGGAACTCCTTCAGCAAGcacggcctcgccgacccTGCGTCCTTTGTCGAGTACTACTCGAACCCGTACCTCGGACTGATCTCCGGCGCGTGGCTCGGGCAGGGCTACCGCATCACCGCGCAGGTCAACAACACCAAGCCGGACGCCTCCCCGCAGGTCTGCCACCGGGACTACCACGTCGGCTTCCAGACTGCCGAGGCGGCTGCCCAGATCCCGCGCGCCATGCAGGTTGCGAGCCAGCTCCTCACGCTCCAGGGCGCCGTGGCCCACTCGGACGTGCCCCTCGAGAGCGGGCCTACGCGGGTGTTGCCGTTCAGCCAGACGTTCGAGCCCGGCTACGTGGCCTACAGGAGACCGGAGTTCaacgccttcttcttggaaAACTACGTCTCTTTGCCGCTggaggtcggcgacgggcTGTTCTTCAACCCCGCGCTGTTCCACGCGGCCGGCGAGAACAAGACGGCGGACGTGTACCGGATGGCGAACCTGCTGCAGATCAGCAGCCCGTTCGGCAAGCCGATGGAGTCGGTCGATGCCGTTCCGCTCATCGAGAAGTGCTGGGACCATCTCGTGACGCTGTACGAGGCTCGGGGTCTGGATGACGAGGTGAAGGCGTTTGTCGCGGCTGTGGCCGAGGGATACCCGTTCCCAACCAACTTGGACTCTAACCCGCCACGGAATGAAGGCATGGCGCCGGAGTCGGAACAAGATAACATCACAAAGAGTTTGACGGAGAACCGAACCAAGGAGGAAGCCGTAGAGGCGCTCAAGAAGTTTGTCGCTAGATCCGTGGCATGA
- a CDS encoding FAD binding domain-containing protein produces MWSGGITASLFAASPLLLPSVGLAAAVENHEPGNVVAQASATPRTGIPPCDALIAAGLGDRLVAATEEGYEARIATYWSVSARLRPWCLFQPRDTEEVSRTLTTLVKAGSGTGDWHMAVRGGGHNHWAGTNNIANGVTIDLAHFNQTSYNPRTNLASVGPGDHWKDVFAALLKHNVTVAGGRDGGVGVGGFLLGGGNSYYTGRMGFGADSVRNYEVVLADGAVVHANDRTNPDLYKALKGGGGNFGIVTRFDMEALPAKDLYTGIRLMSKENSDDVVDAVVDFTNHDQSLADDAMVVVYTHNTAMGDDVLIAASRVNTQGNSNTTAFAKINRIPAISSEMTHRSMADLALNSQIPAGSRSVWFTLTFKNDASILRRAVDAHQAFVDAMKQAVGADEFTTQMVFQPLPTYFAEIGRARGGGNVLGLDAETDNAILWLGLVTVNTEAQEAVARARMASAAAQIEGFAASAGGDVDWRYLNYADPSQNPLKTYGEANVDFIRKVASKYDPEGVFQKRIPGGFKISRVD; encoded by the exons ATGTGGTCCGGAGGGATAACCGCGAGCCTTTTTGCCGCGTCCCCCTTGCTTCTCCCGAGTGTTGGTTTGGCAGCGGCAGTCGAGAACCACGAGCCTGGAAACGTGGTCGCCCAAGCCTCGGCGACACCGCGCACCGGGATTCCACCA TGTGATGCTCTGATTGCTGCCGGCTTGGGAGATAGGCTAGTTGCTGCGACCGAGGAGGGCTACGAGGCCCGCATCGCAACCTACTGGTCCGTCAGTGCCCGGCTGCGTCCATGGTGTCTCTTCCAGCCCCGCGACACCGAGGAGGTCTCCAGGACGTTGACCACCCTGGTCAAGGCCGGGTCCGGGACCGGCGATTGGCACATGGCCGTCCGTGGCGGTGGCCACAACCACTGGGCGGGCACGAacaacatcgccaacggcgtGACCATCGACCTGGCCCACTTCAACCAAACATCCTACAACCCCCGCACGAACCTCGCCTCTGTCGGGCCGGGCGACCACTGGAAGGACGTGTTTGCCGCGCTGCTCAAGCACAACGTGACCGTCGCCGGAGgacgcgacggcggcgtcggggtCGGCGGCTTCCTGCTGGGAGGCGGCAACTCTTACTACACGGGCCGCATGGGCTTCGGCGCCGACTCGGTCAGGAACTACGAGGTCGTGCTCgcggacggcgccgtcgtccatgCCAACGACAGGACCAACCCCGATCTGTACAAGGCTCTCAagggcggaggcggcaaCTTCGGCATCGTGACCCGCTTCGACATGGAGGCGCTGCCCGCCAAGGATCTCTACACCGGCATCCGCCTCATGAGCAAGGAGAACTCGGACGATGTCGTGGATGCCGTTGTCGATTTCACCAACCACGACCAGTCcctggccgacgatgccATGGTCGTGGTCTACACCCACAACACGGCcatgggcgacgacgtcctcatcgccgcgTCCCGCGTCAACACCCAGGGCAACTCGAACACGACTGCTTTTGCCAAGATCAACAGGATCCCCGCCATCAGCAGCGAGATGACCCACCGGAGCATGGCGGATCTGGCGTTGAACTCCCAAATCCCTGCAGGGAGCCG TTCCGTGTGGTTCACCCTGACCTTCAAGAACGACGCGTCCATCCTGCGCagggccgtcgacgcccacCAGGCGTTCGTGGACGCGATGAAGCAGGCCGTGGGCGCGGACGAGTTCACCACGCAGATGGTGTTCCAGCCCCTACCCACCTACTTCGCCGAAATCGGCCGGGcgcgtggcggcggcaacgttctcggcctcgacgccgaaaCGGACAACGCGATCCTCTGGCTCGGTCTCGTGACCGTCAACACCGAAGCCCAGGAGGCCGTCGCGCGCGCCCGcatggcctcggccgcggcgcagatcgagggcttcgccgcctcggccggcggcgacgtcgactGGCGGTACCTCAACTACGCCGACCCCAGCCAGAACCCCCTCAAGACGTACGGCGAGGCCAACGTGGACTTCATCCGCAAGGTCGCTTCCAAGTACGACCCGGAAGGCGTGTTCCAGAAGCGCATCCCCGGCGGCTTCAAGATTTCGCGTGTGGATTAG
- a CDS encoding Glycosyl hydrolase family 28: MKDAPCWTNFIVGSSNIEYRDVIATAITNNGSIIPKNTDFFDSLDVQDVKIERVWVNIDDDCFSPKSNNTNLYVNTMYCNGTHGQSIGSLGQYPGEMSFVKDVHIENVWMLNGDYSGARIKTWAGPNVGYGFVDNITYKNFWVARMDYGIILDSCYFNINETTCEQHPSGMNVSNVLFENFTGYTSGIYGNAVAKLTCSTNPDAVCHNIKFKNFNVTSPCGGEPVVICDGIDGGLDAPCVSIDSDEAKAALAAKCQTPLAPINEHPW, encoded by the exons ATGAAGGACGCTCCTTGCTGGACCAACTTCATCGTCGGAT CGAGCAACATTGAGTACAGAGACGTCATCGCCAccgccatcaccaacaacggcAGCATCATCCCCAAGAACACCGACTTCTTCGACTCGCTGGACGTCCAGGACGTCAAGATCGAGCGCGTGTGGGTCAACATTGACGACGACTGCTTCTCCCCCAAGTCGAACAACACCAACCTCTACGTGAACACCATGTACTGCAACG GTACTCACGGCCAGTCCATCGGATCTCTGGGCCAGTACCCCGGCGAGATGTCGTTCGTCAAGGATGTCCACATTGAGAACGTGTGGATGTTGAACGGAGAC TACTCTGGCGCCCGCATCAAGACCTGGGCCGGCCCTAACGTCGGATATGGCTTTGTCGACAACATCACGTACAA GAACTTCTGGGTCGCCCGAATGGACTACGGTATCATTCTCGATTCTTGCTACTTCAAC ATCAACGAAACAACCTGCGAGCAGCATCCGTCCGGAATGAACGTCTCGAACGTCCTCTTTGAAAACTTCACCGGCTACACCAGCGGCATCTACGgcaacgccgtcgccaagctgACGTGCTCGACCAACCCCGACGCCGTCTGCCACAACATCAAGTTCAAGAACTTCAACGTCACCTCGCCCTGCGGCGGAGAGCCCGTCGTCATCtgcgacggcatcgacggTGGCCTGGATGCCCCTTGCGTCAGCATCGAcagcgacgaggccaaggctgCTCTGGCGGCCAAGTGCCAGACTCCCCTTGCCCCGATCAACGAGCATCCGTGGTAG
- a CDS encoding Palmitoyltransferase gives MAYAFDGYLEATSRRNRPQPPRGQRQRRGEQDEPDDGPDDVYFGTGRFYEENLRSEQQRQREQWEQQQQQQQQQQQQQQQQIPRYTPFGPFGDASGLGSGVGRLRTEEEWRRLFVEALRRLRDRAGRGLGRQDVAGAGEEIGLEDFLDDLVGGGDEDGGGVGLGGGDGIRFDDLFSSPNDHSGGASFGSQGDAQRGGGVGLALVEFIELLAHRLGGGSLYGYAGGPPRPAERLFDYWRRGCVRSAVVGVIDSVAMTAFFGLYDLLQVERTRRAELGVDCRTWMSRYLAVGVKDERVLDEIQVGGVGRSDVEMRGDTVKEKKRKEAGD, from the exons ATGGCGTACGCATTCGATGGCTACTTGGAAGCCACTTCCCGTCGGAACCGACCACAACCTCCAAGAGGACAAAGGCAGCGCCGGGGGGAGCAGgacgagcccgacgacgGGCCCGACGACGTGTACTTTGGGACCGGCCGCTTCTACGAGGAGAACCTTCGCagcgagcagcagcggcagcgggagcAGTGGgaacagcaacagcaacagcaacagcagcaacagcagcaacaacagcagcagatCCCGCGGTACACGCCGTTCGGCCCTTTTGGTGATGCGAGCGGACTGGGGTCCGGGGTCGGAAGGCTAAGGACCGAGGAGGAATGGAGACGGCTGTTCGTGGAGGCCTTGAGGAGGTTGCGGGATAGGGCCGGCCGCGGGCTTGGGCGACAGGATGTTGCTggggcgggcgaggagatCGGCTTGGAGGACTTCCTTGACGATCTAGTTGGTGGTGGGGACGAAGATGGAGGCGGGGTGGGgctcggtggcggcgacgggatCAGGTTCGACGACCTCTTCAGCTCGCCCAATGATCACTCCGGAGGCGCCAGCTTTGGCAGCCAGGGAGATGCCcagagaggaggaggggtcgGCCTGGCCCTGGTTGAGTTCATCGAGCTGCTCGCGCACCGGCTCGGGGGCGGCAGCCTGTATGGGTATGCCGGGGGTCCCCCTCGGCCTGCTGAGAGGTTGTTTGACTACTGGCGCAGGGGCTG TGTACGCTCTGCAGTGGTCGGCGTGATCGACTCGGTAGCCATGACTGCATTCTTCGGGTTGTACGACTTGCTGCAGGTGGAAAGAACCCGTAGGGCAGAACTGGGAGTCGAC TGCCGAACGTGGATGTCCCGTtaccttgccgtcggcgtcaaggATGAACGAGTTCTTGATGAAATCCAAGTTGGCGGAGTTGGGCGGTCTGATGTTGAAAT GCGCGGCGATACTgtgaaagagaagaagagaaaggaggCAGGGGATTGA
- a CDS encoding Integral membrane protein, protein MFNTSGVTTALPAPEGYVVDFGNTQRRSVLETFVTLSVGVVLALLFPFQRLYVKIVIRKRFGVDDEAAMDGYVGVHGWEVPIEKFKDFTFVRFLSLVISFPTTLIDNSPASQYNSYMNPIVYAIPPGACKMVILMFFLEINSSTDWFRRTVYFTMFVVVGSSLGILFSSIFPCNPIQSAYDLATPGTCIDTVATFKATATFGVITDMMIICLPIPMVLNLQVSTRKKIGLLSLFGIGSVTVFTSIVRLYLLITILNDPDQTWGAIFINLWVGVEANLLVMCASLSTLRLFFH, encoded by the exons ATGTTCAACACTTCTGGCGTCACAACAGCTCTTCCTGCACCCGAAGGCTATGTTGTGGACTTTGGCAACACGCAAAGGCGTAGTGTCCTGGAGACATTTGTGACCCTGAGCGTCGGCGTGGTTCTTGCTCTCCTCTTCCCGTTCCAGAGACTATATGTCAAGATAGTCATCCGAAAAAGGTTTGGCGTGGATGACG AGGCTGCAATGGATGGGTATGTGGGAGTCCATGGCTGGGAAGTCCCCATTGAAAAGTTCAAAGACTTTACCTTTGTACGTTTTCTCTCTTTGGTCATCTCCTTTCCCACAACTTTGATTGACAATAGTCCCGCTTCGCAGTACAACAGCTACATGAACCCCATCGTCTACGCAATCCCACCCGGGGCCTGCAAGATGGTCATTCTCATGTTCTTTCTCGAGATCAACAGCAGCACAGATTGGTTCCGACGGACCGTCTACTTCACCATGTTTGTGGTCGTTGGCTCCAGCCTCGGAATACTCTTCAGCTCCATCTTTCCGTGCAATCCTATCCAGTCCGCCTATGATTTGGCGACGCCTGGAACATGCATCGATACAGTAGCTACCTTCAAGGCGACTGCCACTTTTGGCGTCATCACGGACATGATGATCATCTGTCTTCCAATACCCATGGTGTTAAATCTGCAAGTGTCCACCAGAAAGAAAATCggccttctctctctctttggaATTGGCTCAGT GACTGTCTTCACCTCCATTGTCCGCCTCTACCTGCTCATCACGATCCTGAACGATCCTGACCAAACTTGGGGAGCCATTTTTATCAATCTTTGGGT TGGCGTCGAAGCGAATCTGCTGGTCATGTGCGCCAGCCTTTCTACGCTGCGCCTGTTCTTCCACTAA
- a CDS encoding Transcriptional regulator: MYLRAVHAENSIPALRQLIKEYPLGVLTTAIPSATQPFIQSSHIPWVLDVQDDSSETELGVLRGHIARANPQSKTMIESLSAENRAGTGDVLDQEVLVLFTAPTHHYVTPKFYTETKPTTGKVVPTWNYAAVQAYGRARIYYEAKSEETSGFLARQIHDLSQLGEMSVMGYTGEGGRPGPWKVTDAPERYVELSRMAIVGIEITIDRLQGKFKMSQELGEGDRRGVVEGFKALGSDVGGKMSDLVRERGEMKQKFKQ; the protein is encoded by the coding sequence ATGTATCTCCGCGCAGTCCACGCAGAAAACAGCATCCCGGCTCTTCGCCAGCTCATCAAGGAATATCCCCTCGGGGTCCTGACCACGGCCATCCCCTCGGCAACCCAGCCTTTTATCCAGTCCAGCCACATCCCGTGGGTGCTTGACGTCCAGGATGACTCCAGCGAGAccgagctcggcgtcctgAGGGGCCACATCGCGCGCGCCAACCCCCAGAGCAAGACCATGATCGAGTCGTTGTCGGCGGAGAACCGCGCCGGGACCGGGgacgtcctcgaccaggAGGTGCTGGTCCTCTTCACGGCCCCGACGCACCACTACGTGACGCCCAAGTTCTACACCGAGACCAAGCCGACCACAGGCAAGGTCGTGCCGACCTGGAACTACGCCGCCGTGCAGGCCTACGGGCGCGCCAGGATCTACTACGAGGCCAAGTCCGAGGAGACGTCCGGCTTCCTGGCCCGCCAGATCCACGACCTCTCCCAGCTCGGGGAGATGTCCGTCATGGGATAcacgggcgagggcggccgccCGGGGCCGTGGAAGGTGACGGACGCCCCCGAGCGGTACGTCGAGCTCTCGAGGAtggccatcgtcggcatcgagatcACCATCGACAGGCTCCAGGGCAAGTTCAAGATGAGCcaggagctgggcgagggcgaccgTCGGGGAGTCGTCGAGGGGTTCAAGGCGCTGGGGTCCGATGTGGGCGGCAAGATGTCCGACCTGGTGCGGGAGCGCGGTGAAATGAAGCAGAAGTTTAAGCAATGA